The Coffea arabica cultivar ET-39 chromosome 6e, Coffea Arabica ET-39 HiFi, whole genome shotgun sequence genome contains the following window.
TATTTGGCTTTTGATTAGGGAATCATTGACGTCTCCTTCTATAGCTATAGGTTGGTTTGTTTTTCGTGGGCATTATTTTCCTGTGAAGTTCATGAATTCTGATAGATTTGGGTGCCAGTGGAGAAGAAGGCCACAATTGATTACTCTTATTTGGTAACtttttaatcaatttttgcGATACTTAAGGTTCAAATTATGATCCGCTCTAAAAATTGAACTCATCCTATAACTTTGGCAAGATTTCGCTATTCAGTGGTGATAGCCGGAGGTGGAGGTGGCAGTTATGGCAGGGAACTGCCGCTTCCATGGCAGCtactttaaaatattttaaaatttagtGAGGAAGAAGattaatataaaattaaaaagaattaaATGGATTTCTTAAAAGTAGAAAACGGTATTTAGGTATTGTCAAATTCTTTCCtcatgaaattgaaaaaaatatattagtcCAGTTGATACCAGTTGGGCATTTAGTCTTTACACCAATTCCATCCAAAATATTTAACAGACGTTACTTAAAAGGGATATCTGTTATTTGGTCAAACCTCAGGGTTTGTTTGGTAGTTTGGCCAAACCtcagggaggtaaatgtaattaaccctaataATATGATAGTATCCAATTATCCATTAAAACATATCTTTTTtcccaatttaaaaaaaaaactacaaccaaaaagcaaataaaagagaaGTCTATCCTCTTCGCACGACCAGGCCACCACCGTCTCCATCTCTGTCTGGAGTGCTTAAGCTATGGCTTCAATGGCTGCCCTCACTTCTCAATTCTCTTCTCCTCCAGACTTCACAAAGCCTATGCTTTCCTCATCTTCCTTATGTAATCTCTCTccttctatctctctctctctctctggtgtTTTCTTGGTGTTTTATGTACTTGTATGATGGTGGGAATCCACCGTGAATCTGTGGAAAGAAATCAACTTTTTGATGCTGTTTAGCTAATTAAAAGAGGATATATCAACTTGGGTTGTGTTCATTTGCTGATTTTATCAAAAGGGTTACTGCAAAAGTTAGTAGATATCGTGAATTTCAATCAAAATTTGGGTATAGTTGCAATTTGATTGTGCTAATGTTTGTTGGTTTAGTTACTTGCTATATGGgcattttcttggaatttttggGTGCTATTGGTACACTGGATTTCATTGGATGTATTGAAGTTCAAACCAGTTGCCTGACTGTAGTGTTTTTAAATTCTTGGAGTAACCCCATGCACTAGAAGATGAAGAATAAGAAATATAGGCACATTTGGTTTGGCAATCCTTAGAAGGAAACTAAGTTCTGCAAATGCTAATGCTGCTTTTCTTTTGGCTTGTACATTTGATTTTGAAGCCTTTGCAAATTTATTAGGAGGATAGAGTATAGAGTAGTCTTTGGAAACAAATTAGTGTTGGTTGTTGTCATGATTTTATTGAGAAACTAGAGTAGTCTTTGGAAATGGTTTAGTGCTTTTATGATCATTGTTTTGTACTTTGAGAATTTCCAGATATCAGCCTAGACTACTTTGTCATAAGGGGATTTGTCAGTCATTTATGAAAATTAAGCTAATCAGTATACGTAAAATTGGCAGTTGGCACAACTTGGGAGATATATCCACATTTTTGAAGGGGCTTCCGATTTTCTTCTTAAGGAAGAATTGCTACTATTTGAGTCTTTAAATAGCTGCCCCCAGTTGTCCCTCTTTATTAACACCATCGCTTGTAGTTAGTTGGGGTAACAAGCACCATGTTATTTACTTTCACCATGAACATGTGAATGTAATGGATTTCTGAGTTCTTGCTTTACTTTACACATTTGGGCAGGCTTTGATGTGACCTGTGACCGATTCTCAGGAGAACTTCTTTTTTGTGCTTGAGTTTAACTTGTTCTTGTTAGCCCCTTTTGAAGGCTTCTCAAAAGACTTTTGATCTGAAATAACTATGGAAAAATATTGGACCTCTATGTGAACGACTAACTACTCTTTTAAAGCTTTTCTAAGATGTTGTTTTTCTCCATCTTTCATGTGTTGATTTATCATAGCTTGTTATATGGTAGAAAATAAGTATTAGCAACTGATAGTTATGAAGCTTCTCACTCCTGTTCGCCATTTCTCTCTGGAAATGACATTGACAATTTGTCTGGTGTTGTGTCGGCTGTCTCATTGCCCCCAGCAATGAGAAATCTGCTCAAATCATCTCTCCAAATGAGCTTAAAACTGCATGTGCTTGTAGTTAATTAATGCATGTATTCAAATAACTAACTTATTTTCTAGGAGAATATTTATTCTTAGGATTAATTTTGTAAACCTAGAAGTGATTGGAGTTATGTCGAATTCCAGGAACGTAGTTTTGGTTTTTGTTGGTCTCATTTACTACAGCATCACAAAGAAATATGTGTTGTCCTTGAGTAGAGATTGCTTGAAAGTGCAGAACAACACGTACTTGATTATTCTTATGAAGAAGTTAATAATTCCTATAAGGGTGGTTACATTCATTACTTGGTTTTTATCGGTTATTCTTCTTATGCATTATTTGTTTCAGTTAGGTCTGCGCATGCATTTACCAAATTACATGTCAATAGGTTCTCTCTGATATTGTCCTGTCATTAACTTTTCAGACAAAATAAACACAGAAACAAATGTTATTAGCACGTGGAACTTATCTCAGACTGGCTCTCAGAAGAAACCTCAAAGAAAACTTCAAATTTGTGGTCTGTTTGGAGGAAAAAAGGACAGTAATGAGAAGGGTGATGATGCTCCATCAAAGGTTTGGGACGAGTTTCTATCTTATTTTGGCTATATTGTGATCTTTGACTATTGAAACATATAGTTTGTTCTGCTCTTTAGTCATTTTCTCTAAATATTCTGTTTTCAAACTATTTCACCATTTGCGGGCATGCAAACTTATGACTACAATTTGGTTGTTGTATTTCTTTCTTGTCGGTTCTGGGTGATAAATTCAGTTTTTGCTTATTACAATGGGTTCAAGCATCCAGAATCATGAAATAGATAAAGGGAAACTACCAGAAATGTAATCTGGTTTACGGAGAACATTgacaagtgatagttattatgTGCTGCAAGCAATGGATGCAATTGAGCATTTCCTCAAATTTTctatcatgattaagttggtgCATTTGATATACTTTGTCTAAACAAAGTATACTTATTTATTTGTTGAAAGTAAAGTTTGGCTTAATTTAATCTTAGGCAGGAATTCTAGGAAACATGCAAAATTTGTATGAGACTGTGAAGAAGGCCCAAATGGTTGTTCAAGTTGAAGCAGTACGTGTGCAGAAAGAACTTGCAGcgtaagtttttattttatataaccTCAATTTGCAACATGCAAATGCATTCATTCTGAAACTTCACTTTTCCTACTCTTGGTTCTCTTTTGCAGAGCAGAATTTGATGGTTATTGTGAGGGTGAGCTTGTGAAGGTATGTTGCCTTCCAATTGCCTTTTCATCTGATAGTACCTGATCAGTTGAATTTGTAGAATCTGATATATGCATAAAGGACAGTGAGCAAGTATTACATAACCACATCCAGTGTCTGGTTAGTAAAACCAAAAAGTTACTCCAGCCCCCGCCAACCTCCCCCTCTCCTGcccccccccccacccaccaaaaaaaaaaccaaaaaaagaaagaaatgatatgtataaaacaaatttttacaGATGGAGTTACAGTTTTAGACCTTTACCAAAAATTGCTTCATAGATCCATGACTGAAGGCTCAAGTTGACGTGAGAATAAATGCAGTCTAAAACATGAAAAAGTGGGTAGAGGAGAATAATATGGTGTCAGAAACTAGCACGACTTTTAAGGACGAAAGATCATGAAGGAAATGTGTTGCTTGATATTCACGTATTTACTAGAGAGTCAGCCATGTGATATGACTTAAAACAATAGTGTAGAAGTCTGGAGTTCCATTCAGCTGGCCTGGAGAGTTTTAGCTAAAGTTACCTATGAAGACGAAAGATTTTTATACAAATAGTTACTGCAAAAGCTCTAAGTTTATTCCGCAAATTGAAAGCTATCTGTAGTTACTATAACTAGTCACATATAATATGAAAGTCAATTTTATGGAAAGGTTGCACATATAGGAAAACTTATCTAGCCGTAGCTACAAATTATACTTAGATTTCTTAGACAGAACAGTTACTTCCTTATCAACATTGGCTGAACCAAGTAGGTGAAATATCTACTTTATTATCTGTTTTAATGAACTAAAACAAGGACAAGTAGGTCAATTTGATATCTGTTCCCTTGGTTTTTCTTTAGGGTTGTGATTGATTTTTTGTCCAAATG
Protein-coding sequences here:
- the LOC140004066 gene encoding nucleoid-associated protein At2g24020, chloroplastic-like; amino-acid sequence: MASMAALTSQFSSPPDFTKPMLSSSSLYKINTETNVISTWNLSQTGSQKKPQRKLQICGLFGGKKDSNEKGDDAPSKAGILGNMQNLYETVKKAQMVVQVEAVRVQKELAAAEFDGYCEGELVKVTLSGNQHPVRTEITEAAMELGPEKLGLLITEAYKDAHQKSVLAMKDRMSDLAQSLGMPPGLSEGLKQ